The Candidatus Koribacter versatilis Ellin345 genome has a segment encoding these proteins:
- a CDS encoding sensor histidine kinase, whose amino-acid sequence MTPKVAAPEPIRPPDTRRKRTIIAIVLAVLIFVLFTIIFSQAAFNLTFLHPDTSQQTLIFAALSALIFLLFVALVFVLLRNLVKLYFDSQSRVFGSRFRTKMVLGALGISLGPVIIMFIFAYGLMNRSIDRWFSKPIEEVRARAEGVASLLANYAIANANAEALSIAEGVEVDKAYQTGNFSKVVEEMRRHEATLQGGFSVALQDDNAEAEFHAPQPWRQLRAQTPGILAPQPPDHPHSIQIGQRDFMVGVAPIGKNGRILVAIPLPANYSQQLKDIEFSQQQYWELHQQRKLIRRTYMGFLLLLTALVLFASTWVAFYLSKLVTRPLVALAEATREMAMGRLDYRVDVAAQDELGELVKSFNSMAAQMESSREKIDASTRELAMANVEIEERRRYLETILETIPTGVLSLDAQRHVTRVNTAFRRLARLSEGYTANPGTTLTDIFPEDVVHDLEHMLRRADRMGTTTSQMEVSTPRVQLNVAMTVSSLDPRPRNSAFRLGYVIVVEDLSDLLKAQKQAAWREVARRVAHEIKNPLTPIALAAERIRRHLDRGLQPDANSLAVIHSCSDTIASSVETLRNLVDQFSALARFPASQPQASDINEVVQSALLMFEGRLEGIRVTTFLAPDLPKVMADPAAVKRAVANLVDNAAEALNSSMLREIQIATNLTGSRDMVEIVVADTGHGVTSEVKEKLFLPYFSTKQRGTGLGLAIVSRIIEDHHGTIRVEENSPVGTRFIVELPVAPESAIATAAEHAQHSDR is encoded by the coding sequence GTGACCCCCAAGGTGGCTGCGCCGGAACCAATTCGTCCCCCCGACACTCGTCGCAAGCGGACGATTATTGCCATCGTCCTTGCTGTCCTCATCTTCGTCCTTTTCACCATCATCTTCTCGCAGGCGGCCTTCAACCTTACCTTCCTGCATCCCGATACTTCCCAGCAAACTCTCATCTTTGCGGCACTTTCAGCGCTGATTTTCCTGCTCTTCGTGGCGCTGGTGTTTGTGCTGCTGCGGAACCTGGTGAAGCTGTATTTCGACAGCCAGAGCCGGGTGTTTGGCTCGCGCTTCCGTACCAAGATGGTGCTTGGCGCCCTCGGGATTTCGCTCGGGCCGGTCATCATCATGTTCATCTTTGCCTATGGGCTGATGAACCGCTCGATTGACCGCTGGTTCTCCAAGCCGATTGAAGAGGTAAGAGCGCGCGCCGAGGGCGTGGCGTCGCTGCTGGCGAACTACGCGATTGCGAATGCGAATGCCGAAGCCCTGAGCATTGCGGAGGGCGTCGAGGTAGACAAGGCCTACCAAACCGGCAACTTTTCCAAGGTCGTAGAAGAGATGCGCCGTCACGAGGCGACGCTGCAGGGCGGCTTTTCCGTGGCTCTGCAAGACGACAACGCCGAGGCCGAGTTCCACGCTCCGCAGCCGTGGCGTCAGTTGCGGGCGCAGACGCCGGGAATTCTTGCGCCGCAACCGCCCGATCATCCGCACTCGATACAGATTGGCCAACGCGACTTCATGGTGGGTGTAGCGCCCATCGGCAAGAACGGCCGCATCCTGGTGGCGATTCCGCTGCCTGCAAATTACTCGCAGCAGTTGAAAGACATTGAGTTCAGCCAACAGCAGTATTGGGAACTGCACCAGCAGCGCAAACTCATTCGCCGCACCTACATGGGGTTCCTGCTGCTGCTGACAGCGCTGGTATTGTTCGCCTCCACGTGGGTGGCGTTCTATTTGTCGAAGCTGGTGACGCGTCCGCTGGTGGCCTTGGCCGAAGCGACGCGCGAAATGGCGATGGGACGACTGGATTACCGCGTGGATGTGGCGGCGCAGGACGAACTCGGGGAGTTGGTGAAGTCGTTCAACAGCATGGCGGCGCAGATGGAGAGCAGCCGCGAAAAGATCGATGCTTCCACCCGAGAGCTTGCGATGGCGAACGTCGAAATCGAGGAACGGCGTCGGTATCTTGAGACCATCCTCGAAACCATCCCGACCGGCGTGCTTTCACTGGATGCCCAGCGCCACGTTACCCGCGTGAATACGGCATTCCGGCGGCTGGCGAGACTGTCAGAAGGCTATACGGCGAATCCAGGCACTACGCTGACAGACATTTTCCCCGAAGATGTGGTGCACGATCTGGAACACATGCTGCGTCGCGCCGATCGCATGGGCACGACCACCAGCCAGATGGAAGTCTCGACGCCACGTGTGCAGTTGAATGTGGCCATGACGGTGTCGTCGCTGGACCCGCGGCCTCGAAATTCGGCATTCCGCCTCGGCTATGTGATCGTCGTGGAAGATCTTTCAGACTTGCTGAAGGCGCAAAAGCAGGCCGCATGGCGCGAAGTTGCGCGGCGCGTAGCGCATGAGATCAAGAACCCGCTGACGCCGATTGCGCTGGCCGCAGAACGCATTCGTCGGCATCTCGACCGCGGGTTGCAGCCGGACGCAAATTCGCTGGCGGTGATCCACAGTTGCTCAGACACGATTGCAAGCTCTGTCGAAACGCTGCGCAACCTGGTGGACCAGTTCTCGGCGCTGGCGCGGTTCCCGGCATCGCAGCCGCAGGCGTCGGACATCAACGAGGTAGTGCAGAGTGCGCTGCTGATGTTTGAAGGAAGGCTGGAAGGGATTCGGGTCACAACCTTCCTCGCGCCCGATTTGCCGAAGGTGATGGCCGATCCCGCGGCGGTGAAGCGCGCCGTCGCAAACCTGGTGGACAATGCAGCCGAAGCACTGAACTCCTCCATGCTCCGCGAGATCCAGATCGCGACAAACCTCACGGGCAGCCGCGATATGGTGGAGATCGTCGTCGCCGACACTGGCCACGGCGTGACCAGCGAGGTCAAAGAGAAGCTTTTCCTGCCGTATTTTTCGACGAAGCAGCGTGGAACCGGGCTGGGGCTTGCTATCGTGAGCCGCATCATCGAAGATCATCACGGAACGATTCGCGTGGAAGAGAACTCTCCTGTCGGCACCCGATTTATCGTGGAGTTGCCGGTAGCGCCGGAGAGCGCGATCGCGACAGCAGCCGAGCATGCACAACATTCTGATCGTTGA
- a CDS encoding sigma-54-dependent transcriptional regulator, with product MHNILIVDDEAAIRETLKGVLEDEGYSIATAETAEQCLDGLRRKPYDVVLLDIWLPGMDGLDALEKIQEIEDHPEVIMISGHGTIETAVRATKLGAFDFLEKPLSIDKTLIVIKNALDSKRMRSENLELKRQLQSKSVIVGDSIPMKALRQQIGLMAPTNGRVLIYGESGTGKELAARAIHAQSLRKDAMFVEVNCAAIPEDLIESELFGHRKGSFAGATTDKEGKFFKSDGGTLFLDEVGDMSLKTQSKVLRTLDEGKFEPVGSDEPVRVDARVIAATNKDLEDEINKGNFREDLFYRLNVIPFYVPPLRDRKEDIPLLVRHFLREISSQYNRRPKEITDDAIDTLMRYSWPGNVRELRNVIERVVIMNPTVSKLDRKHLPPLVYREGSRRGFGEFSTLHQARAAYERDYILKKLDENHGNISRTAEVLGLERSHMYRKMKALGIAVKE from the coding sequence ATGCACAACATTCTGATCGTTGATGACGAAGCCGCAATCCGCGAGACGCTGAAAGGCGTCCTTGAGGACGAGGGCTACAGCATTGCTACGGCTGAGACCGCCGAGCAGTGCCTGGACGGCCTGCGCCGCAAACCCTACGACGTGGTCCTGCTCGACATCTGGCTGCCCGGCATGGACGGCCTCGATGCACTGGAGAAGATCCAGGAAATCGAGGACCATCCCGAGGTCATCATGATCTCCGGCCACGGCACCATCGAAACCGCGGTGCGCGCAACGAAACTCGGTGCGTTCGATTTCCTCGAGAAGCCGCTCTCGATTGATAAGACGCTGATCGTCATCAAGAACGCGCTCGACTCCAAGCGCATGCGCAGCGAGAACCTCGAACTTAAACGCCAGCTGCAATCGAAGAGCGTGATCGTCGGTGATTCGATCCCGATGAAAGCTTTGCGCCAGCAAATCGGCCTGATGGCCCCGACCAACGGACGCGTACTGATCTACGGCGAGAGTGGCACGGGCAAAGAGCTGGCGGCGCGCGCCATCCACGCGCAGAGTTTGCGCAAGGACGCGATGTTCGTCGAAGTCAACTGCGCGGCAATTCCAGAAGACCTGATCGAGAGCGAACTCTTTGGGCACCGCAAGGGATCCTTCGCCGGCGCGACCACCGACAAGGAAGGGAAGTTCTTCAAGTCCGACGGCGGCACGCTCTTTCTCGACGAAGTGGGCGACATGAGCCTGAAGACGCAGTCGAAGGTCCTCCGGACGTTGGACGAAGGCAAGTTCGAACCCGTCGGCAGCGATGAGCCGGTGCGGGTGGATGCGCGCGTGATCGCCGCTACCAATAAAGATCTGGAAGACGAAATCAACAAGGGCAATTTCCGCGAAGATCTTTTCTATCGACTGAACGTCATTCCGTTCTACGTGCCCCCGTTGCGCGATCGTAAGGAAGACATCCCGCTCCTGGTGCGGCACTTCCTGCGCGAGATTTCGTCGCAGTACAACCGCCGTCCGAAAGAAATTACCGACGACGCAATCGATACCCTCATGCGCTACTCGTGGCCCGGCAATGTGCGCGAGTTGCGCAACGTGATCGAGCGCGTGGTCATCATGAATCCCACGGTGAGCAAGCTCGACCGCAAGCACCTGCCGCCGCTCGTCTATCGCGAGGGCTCGCGGCGCGGCTTTGGCGAGTTCAGCACTCTGCACCAGGCGCGCGCCGCCTACGAGCGCGACTACATCCTGAAAAAGCTCGATGAGAACCACGGCAACATCAGCCGCACCGCCGAGGTGCTCGGCCTTGAGCGCAGCCACATGTATCGCAAGATGAAGGCGCTCGGCATCGCGGTGAAGGAATAG
- a CDS encoding ABC transporter permease — MATLATPMPAWRRAAGYNPLATAGVILVIFFVLCAIFAPLLAPYDPAQLSLPARLQTPSHAHWFGTDELGRDLLSRVIYGSRISMLVGSCVVAGSLSLGILFGSLAGYYGGKFDRFFNIVVMNAFLSFPGILLAIAFVAFLGPGIWNLIFALIIGGWVGYARLVRAQVLAVRDREYVEAARALGASDFRIITRHILPNIIQPVIVQAAIGMAGAILAEATMSFLGLGVPPPTASWGTMLNDARSHLFDAPHIVIFPALAVMLAVLSFNFIGDALRDYLDPRSRMEVGM, encoded by the coding sequence GTGGCAACGCTCGCAACTCCAATGCCCGCGTGGCGCCGCGCCGCCGGCTACAACCCGCTCGCAACCGCAGGAGTCATCCTCGTCATATTCTTCGTCCTCTGTGCAATCTTCGCGCCGCTTCTCGCGCCCTACGATCCCGCACAGCTCAGCCTTCCCGCGCGATTGCAGACACCATCGCACGCACATTGGTTCGGAACGGATGAACTTGGCCGCGACCTACTCTCGCGTGTGATCTACGGCTCGCGCATCTCCATGCTCGTGGGAAGCTGCGTGGTCGCAGGATCGCTGTCCCTCGGCATCCTCTTCGGGTCGCTCGCGGGCTACTACGGCGGAAAGTTCGATCGCTTCTTCAACATCGTAGTGATGAACGCGTTCCTCTCGTTCCCGGGAATCCTGCTGGCAATCGCGTTCGTAGCGTTTCTCGGCCCTGGGATCTGGAACCTCATCTTCGCCCTCATCATCGGTGGCTGGGTGGGCTATGCGCGATTAGTACGCGCGCAAGTTCTCGCCGTGCGCGATCGCGAATACGTGGAAGCCGCGCGGGCACTCGGTGCAAGCGACTTCCGCATCATCACGCGTCACATCCTGCCCAACATTATTCAACCGGTGATTGTGCAGGCGGCAATCGGCATGGCCGGCGCAATTCTCGCCGAAGCCACGATGAGTTTCCTCGGCCTCGGCGTTCCGCCGCCGACAGCAAGCTGGGGCACCATGCTCAACGACGCCCGCTCGCATCTCTTCGACGCGCCGCACATCGTCATCTTTCCCGCACTCGCAGTAATGCTCGCGGTGCTCTCGTTCAACTTCATTGGCGACGCCCTGCGCGACTACCTTGATCCGCGCTCGCGGATGGAAGTGGGAATGTAA
- a CDS encoding type II toxin-antitoxin system VapC family toxin encodes MHILDTNVVSELRKGTKANRNVRTWAQALPAASLFLSAISILELELGILLVERRDPKQGAVLRSWMNKHVLPAFDGRILAMDTEVAQRCAALHVPNPQSDRDAIIAATALVHGMAVATRNVKHFQPLGVAIVDPWQG; translated from the coding sequence ATGCACATCCTCGATACCAATGTGGTTTCTGAGTTAAGAAAAGGTACGAAAGCAAATCGCAACGTGAGAACGTGGGCACAGGCACTCCCGGCTGCCAGCTTATTTCTGTCAGCGATTTCAATATTGGAATTGGAACTCGGCATTCTGCTGGTTGAGCGGCGCGATCCGAAGCAAGGTGCGGTACTTCGAAGTTGGATGAACAAGCATGTTTTGCCCGCGTTTGACGGTCGCATCCTGGCAATGGACACTGAAGTGGCTCAACGATGCGCCGCACTCCACGTGCCAAATCCGCAGTCAGATCGCGATGCGATCATTGCCGCCACTGCGCTGGTTCATGGCATGGCGGTCGCGACCCGTAACGTGAAGCACTTTCAGCCTCTGGGCGTTGCCATCGTTGACCCGTGGCAGGGGTAA
- a CDS encoding type II toxin-antitoxin system Phd/YefM family antitoxin: MAITKLSSREFNQDTGKAKRAAKKGPVFITDRGRPSHVLLTAEEYERITGTQQSVAELLAMPEAAAIEFEPPRLRGDLHKPVDLD; encoded by the coding sequence ATGGCCATCACAAAACTATCCAGCCGAGAGTTCAACCAGGACACCGGCAAGGCGAAGCGAGCGGCGAAGAAGGGACCCGTCTTCATTACTGATCGCGGGCGGCCGTCGCACGTACTGCTCACGGCGGAGGAATACGAACGAATCACGGGGACACAACAGAGCGTCGCGGAGCTGCTGGCGATGCCGGAGGCCGCAGCAATTGAATTCGAGCCACCTCGCCTGCGTGGCGACCTTCACAAACCGGTGGATCTCGACTGA
- a CDS encoding helix-turn-helix domain-containing protein translates to MRLGEKIRYLREVEGTLRGMDREMTQQELAKAIREEAGQSISQSYLSQIESGARPHLTNQTRLLLARFFKVHPGYLVDDPEGYHEFLMSDMRVMEDQLDLWLISGAEKFRRDPKTAHALLQLAKHPDSRRCLVLLSHILETPDLVERLLEVLQSNPRKPETGLATFG, encoded by the coding sequence ATGAGACTTGGAGAAAAAATCCGCTACCTCCGCGAGGTCGAAGGCACCCTTCGCGGCATGGATCGTGAAATGACCCAGCAGGAACTGGCCAAAGCGATCCGTGAAGAAGCCGGGCAGTCGATCAGCCAGTCGTATTTGTCGCAGATCGAGAGTGGCGCGCGGCCGCACCTCACCAACCAGACGCGACTCTTGCTGGCGCGCTTCTTCAAGGTGCACCCCGGCTACCTTGTGGACGACCCCGAGGGATACCACGAGTTCCTCATGTCCGACATGCGCGTGATGGAGGACCAGTTGGATCTCTGGCTGATCAGCGGGGCGGAGAAGTTTCGTCGAGATCCGAAGACGGCGCACGCGTTGTTGCAGTTGGCGAAGCATCCGGACTCGCGGCGATGCCTGGTGCTGTTGAGTCACATTCTCGAGACTCCGGATTTGGTGGAACGGCTGTTGGAAGTTTTGCAGAGCAATCCGCGCAAGCCGGAAACCGGGTTGGCAACGTTTGGGTAG
- a CDS encoding DUF1648 domain-containing protein has product MSKGWKIALLVPWLGLVAMVYEIWSVYDRLPAVIASHFNAAGVPNGWAPKGQFFTVIVPIAFGLLCLFTFLASRFDQKSGLAWACLTFEYWGIGLFVMLTHATLKVALKEATTLDFPIGIWSILFGVVLVVGEVVRIQGVKKRADADGGQLIAEFVHNSSTLGGVFSVVALAMIGGGFLLPAVGPARGVLATVGVILLACAIWAWTGFQYRITTAGVEIRSLGMPFRFIPATDIQTFEARACNPLTDFGGWGIRGIGKMRAYIWGGNRCVHIRTHAGDEIYLGLAEADRMVRELEPMVPVVRH; this is encoded by the coding sequence ATGAGTAAGGGTTGGAAAATCGCGTTGCTGGTGCCCTGGCTGGGGCTGGTCGCGATGGTCTACGAGATCTGGAGCGTCTACGACCGTCTGCCGGCGGTGATCGCCTCGCACTTCAACGCGGCGGGCGTGCCCAACGGATGGGCGCCCAAGGGACAGTTCTTCACCGTCATCGTGCCGATCGCGTTTGGCTTGCTGTGCCTGTTCACCTTTCTTGCTAGCCGCTTCGATCAGAAGAGCGGGCTCGCGTGGGCCTGCCTCACCTTCGAGTACTGGGGCATTGGGCTGTTCGTGATGCTGACGCATGCGACCTTGAAGGTCGCGCTGAAAGAAGCGACGACACTCGATTTCCCGATTGGCATCTGGAGCATTCTCTTCGGCGTGGTGCTGGTGGTTGGCGAAGTCGTGCGAATCCAGGGCGTGAAGAAACGTGCTGACGCGGATGGCGGGCAGCTTATTGCGGAATTTGTGCACAACTCGAGCACGCTGGGCGGAGTTTTCAGCGTGGTTGCGCTGGCCATGATTGGCGGTGGGTTCCTTCTGCCGGCGGTCGGGCCGGCGCGGGGAGTTCTAGCGACAGTAGGCGTGATCCTCCTGGCGTGTGCCATCTGGGCTTGGACAGGATTTCAATATCGCATCACGACCGCCGGTGTGGAGATACGTTCGCTCGGCATGCCGTTCCGGTTTATCCCGGCAACGGACATCCAGACATTTGAAGCGCGCGCCTGCAATCCGCTGACAGATTTTGGTGGATGGGGAATTCGCGGCATCGGCAAGATGCGCGCCTATATCTGGGGCGGCAATCGTTGCGTGCACATTCGCACCCACGCTGGTGATGAGATTTATCTCGGCCTGGCAGAAGCCGACCGCATGGTCCGCGAACTCGAGCCGATGGTGCCGGTAGTGAGGCATTGA
- a CDS encoding flotillin family protein, producing MNLLSKIPGDVVVITGLIVVVVMFLMMMMARLYRKAGPHEALVVYGFRGTRIIKGKGTVIFPMVENCLQLSLELMSFDVAPQQDLYTKQGVAVTVEAVAQIKVKSDPISIQTASEQFLTKTPQQREGLIRLVMEGHLRGIIGQLTVEEIVKQPEMVGDRMRATCADDMSKMGLEVISFTIKEVRDKNQYITNMGRPDVARIKRDADIATAEAERDTAIKQAAAQREAAVARAQADQERVAAETASQAKQAEAQRDLEVKRAAYQEMVKKQQAQADKAYEIQTNVMQQQVIAESVKVQQIEKQEQVKVQEAEILRHEKELIATVLKGAEIEKARIETLASAERQRLMMEAEGRSSSIRAQGEAEAEIIFKKGEAEAKAMNVKAEAFQEYNQAAVIDKLLSNMPEIVRALATPLSQVDKITIVSTGNGSSAGAHKITGDIAEMAAQVPALFEALSGMKMADLLSRVRTIGDKAPKPDVLPPDDGRAKGAGA from the coding sequence ATGAATTTACTTTCGAAAATTCCTGGAGACGTGGTGGTGATCACCGGCCTGATCGTAGTCGTCGTCATGTTTCTCATGATGATGATGGCGCGCTTGTACCGCAAAGCGGGCCCGCATGAGGCGCTCGTGGTGTACGGATTCCGCGGGACGCGCATCATCAAGGGCAAGGGCACCGTCATCTTCCCAATGGTCGAAAACTGCTTGCAGCTTTCACTCGAACTGATGTCGTTCGATGTGGCGCCGCAGCAGGACCTCTATACCAAGCAGGGCGTCGCGGTAACGGTCGAAGCGGTGGCGCAGATCAAGGTGAAGTCCGACCCGATCTCGATCCAGACGGCGTCTGAACAGTTCCTCACCAAGACGCCGCAACAGCGCGAAGGCCTGATCCGCCTGGTGATGGAAGGCCACCTGCGCGGCATCATCGGCCAGCTCACGGTGGAAGAAATCGTGAAGCAGCCCGAGATGGTAGGCGATCGCATGCGCGCGACTTGCGCCGACGACATGAGCAAGATGGGCCTTGAAGTCATCAGTTTCACCATCAAGGAAGTTCGCGACAAGAACCAGTACATCACCAACATGGGCCGACCGGATGTAGCGCGCATTAAGCGCGATGCCGACATCGCAACCGCTGAAGCCGAGCGCGATACCGCCATCAAGCAAGCGGCCGCACAGCGCGAAGCTGCGGTTGCCCGCGCACAAGCCGACCAGGAAAGAGTCGCTGCCGAGACGGCTTCGCAGGCGAAGCAGGCGGAAGCGCAGCGCGATCTGGAGGTCAAGCGAGCCGCTTACCAGGAAATGGTGAAGAAGCAGCAGGCGCAGGCCGACAAGGCTTACGAAATCCAGACCAACGTCATGCAGCAGCAGGTGATCGCTGAAAGCGTGAAGGTGCAGCAGATCGAGAAGCAGGAACAGGTGAAAGTGCAGGAAGCGGAAATCCTGCGCCACGAGAAGGAACTGATCGCCACCGTGCTGAAGGGCGCGGAAATCGAAAAGGCCCGCATCGAGACGCTCGCCTCCGCCGAACGCCAGCGCCTGATGATGGAAGCCGAAGGCCGTTCGAGTTCCATTCGCGCTCAGGGCGAAGCCGAAGCCGAGATCATCTTCAAAAAAGGTGAAGCCGAGGCGAAGGCGATGAACGTGAAGGCCGAGGCCTTCCAGGAGTACAACCAGGCCGCGGTCATCGACAAACTCCTCAGCAACATGCCCGAGATCGTTCGCGCTCTGGCCACCCCGCTCAGCCAGGTGGACAAGATCACGATCGTTTCCACCGGCAACGGTTCGTCGGCTGGGGCGCACAAGATCACCGGCGATATCGCGGAAATGGCCGCGCAGGTACCGGCGCTGTTCGAGGCACTGAGCGGCATGAAGATGGCAGACCTGCTGTCGAGGGTACGCACCATTGGCGACAAGGCACCGAAGCCAGATGTGCTGCCTCCGGACGACGGCAGGGCAAAAGGGGCAGGGGCGTAA
- a CDS encoding PspA/IM30 family protein yields the protein MALLERVATLIRANLNDMVDRAENPEKLLKQIILDMQNQFLQVKTQVAIAIADLHLLEKKKKENVDKEAEWMRKAELAVDKKQDDLARAALDRALGYKQFTASFDEQIADQRAQVEILKQSLQKLDAKLAEAHAKADLLIAQSRRARSMDKATTAQLAADDRNKVATLERMKTRIQRDEAIGQAKVEVIAGDDIEHRLNMLEKDDQIDKMLTELKERKALKA from the coding sequence ATGGCACTGTTGGAACGTGTCGCAACCCTTATCCGGGCAAACCTGAACGACATGGTGGACCGGGCGGAAAATCCCGAGAAGCTGCTCAAGCAGATCATTCTCGACATGCAGAACCAGTTCCTGCAGGTGAAGACCCAGGTGGCCATCGCCATCGCCGACCTCCACTTGCTCGAGAAGAAGAAGAAAGAGAACGTGGACAAGGAGGCCGAGTGGATGCGCAAAGCCGAACTCGCCGTCGATAAGAAACAGGACGACCTGGCGCGCGCAGCGCTCGATCGCGCCCTCGGCTACAAGCAATTCACCGCCAGCTTCGACGAGCAAATCGCCGATCAGCGGGCGCAGGTCGAGATCCTGAAGCAGTCGCTGCAGAAGCTCGATGCGAAGCTCGCCGAGGCTCACGCCAAGGCCGACCTGCTGATTGCACAATCTCGCCGCGCGCGATCGATGGACAAAGCCACCACTGCGCAGCTCGCCGCCGACGATCGCAACAAGGTCGCGACTCTGGAGCGCATGAAGACGCGCATCCAGCGCGACGAAGCGATCGGACAGGCCAAGGTCGAGGTCATCGCGGGCGACGACATCGAGCACCGCTTGAACATGCTCGAGAAAGACGACCAGATCGACAAGATGCTGACCGAGCTGAAAGAGCGGAAAGCGCTGAAAGCGTAG
- a CDS encoding tetratricopeptide repeat protein — protein sequence MKRFNSAILLLLSSTLFAQTPAPQQPPDNAPAFVKQVRELLKDGKVSDGLAVYENVLKSDPDSQDANIGAGALLDVMQRGPEARKYFEHAIATAKSDDDKSNANRAMAMSWAFEGNCPQTVLYQQKVLDIAKAKNDLNRAAEIANEEARACIDSGDIETAGVWYEEGHKLALSQPNLTDAQKDLWNFRMAHAEARLAVRINEGDDPWQHVTAAKAILDKGNIEQQKPFFPYLVAYVAYYQGDYKKALENFQQGNQNDSYIQCMIGQTYDRLGDAAHAQEFYKKAATATGHNPAAAYAIRVCKPKAK from the coding sequence ATGAAACGTTTTAATTCTGCGATTCTTCTGCTGCTCTCCTCTACCCTGTTCGCGCAAACGCCTGCGCCCCAGCAGCCACCGGACAACGCTCCAGCGTTCGTGAAACAGGTTCGCGAACTTTTGAAAGACGGCAAGGTATCCGACGGCCTGGCAGTTTACGAGAACGTCTTAAAGTCGGACCCCGACTCGCAGGATGCCAACATCGGCGCCGGTGCGCTGCTCGATGTGATGCAGCGCGGTCCGGAAGCTCGCAAATATTTCGAGCATGCGATCGCGACTGCCAAGAGCGATGACGACAAGTCGAACGCCAATCGCGCGATGGCGATGTCGTGGGCGTTCGAGGGCAATTGTCCGCAGACGGTGCTCTACCAGCAGAAAGTGCTCGACATCGCGAAGGCGAAGAACGACCTGAATCGTGCTGCTGAGATCGCCAACGAAGAAGCGCGCGCCTGCATTGATAGCGGCGACATCGAGACCGCCGGCGTTTGGTACGAGGAAGGCCACAAACTCGCACTGAGCCAGCCGAACCTGACCGACGCGCAGAAGGACCTGTGGAATTTCCGCATGGCACACGCGGAAGCACGGCTGGCGGTGCGCATTAACGAAGGCGACGATCCATGGCAGCACGTCACTGCGGCCAAGGCGATTCTCGACAAAGGCAATATCGAGCAGCAGAAGCCGTTCTTCCCTTACCTTGTCGCGTACGTGGCGTATTACCAGGGCGATTACAAGAAGGCGCTGGAGAATTTCCAACAAGGGAACCAGAACGATTCGTATATCCAGTGCATGATTGGTCAGACCTACGATCGGCTCGGAGACGCTGCGCACGCGCAGGAGTTTTACAAGAAGGCCGCTACCGCTACGGGACACAATCCGGCGGCTGCCTACGCGATCCGGGTCTGCAAGCCGAAAGCGAAGTAA